A genomic window from Yoonia rosea includes:
- the dusA gene encoding tRNA dihydrouridine(20/20a) synthase DusA, which yields MPNNAATAAARLSIAPMMDWTDRHCRFFHRLMSRHALLYTEMVTAPAVVHGDKERLLGFDAREHPVALQLGGSDPAQLAQAARIAEDFGYAEINLNCGCPSDRVQSGSFGAVLMENPALVAECVAAMIAAVRVPVTVKCRIGVDDQDPAVVLPDFLAQVSAAGVHRFSVHARKAWLQGLSPKENRDIPPLNYDLVMEMKGLFPHLHLSVNGGIATLDDAVDFLDRGLDGVMIGRAAYHTPADILLEADARIFDDPLGRTAEEVVHLMLPYIADHLAKNGRLGQVTRHMLGLFQGRPGARGWRRHLSENAHVDGAGPDVVLAALDHVTRKAA from the coding sequence ATGCCCAACAACGCAGCCACTGCGGCAGCGAGATTGTCTATTGCGCCTATGATGGACTGGACGGACCGCCATTGCCGGTTTTTCCATCGCCTGATGTCGCGGCATGCGTTGCTGTACACGGAAATGGTGACAGCGCCGGCTGTGGTGCATGGCGATAAAGAACGCCTGTTGGGTTTTGATGCGCGCGAGCATCCCGTGGCGCTGCAGTTGGGCGGGTCTGATCCTGCGCAGCTCGCGCAAGCGGCGCGGATTGCCGAGGACTTCGGCTATGCCGAGATCAACCTCAATTGCGGGTGCCCCTCTGACCGTGTGCAATCAGGCAGCTTTGGCGCCGTGCTGATGGAAAACCCGGCTTTGGTTGCCGAATGCGTGGCAGCGATGATCGCGGCAGTGCGCGTTCCTGTGACCGTCAAGTGCCGGATCGGCGTGGATGACCAGGACCCGGCTGTGGTGCTGCCCGATTTTCTGGCCCAAGTTTCTGCGGCGGGGGTCCACAGGTTTTCGGTGCATGCGCGGAAGGCATGGTTGCAAGGGCTGAGCCCCAAAGAGAACCGCGATATCCCGCCATTGAATTATGATTTAGTGATGGAAATGAAGGGGTTGTTTCCGCATCTTCATCTAAGCGTCAATGGCGGTATCGCGACATTGGATGATGCGGTGGATTTCCTCGATCGCGGATTGGACGGCGTTATGATCGGGCGCGCGGCCTATCATACACCTGCGGATATCCTGCTTGAGGCGGATGCGCGTATCTTTGACGATCCCTTAGGGCGCACAGCCGAAGAAGTCGTCCATCTGATGTTGCCCTATATCGCGGATCACCTTGCAAAGAACGGCCGTTTGGGGCAGGTGACGCGCCATATGTTGGGGCTGTTTCAGGGCCGCCCCGGTGCACGGGGTTGGCGCAGGCATTTGTCCGAGAACGCCCATGTTGATGGGGCAGGACCGGACGTTGTCTTGGCCGCTCTCGATCACGTGACGCGAAAAGCGGCCTAA
- a CDS encoding sulfite exporter TauE/SafE family protein, with product MEDTVLLATMAGLLLALGAFSGVLAGLLGVGGGIILVPAFFYVFSGLGYNSPELMQICLGTSLATIIVTSLRSLSAHSKKGAVDWSILKGWGIGIAIGAAIGMLVASTLRSEVLQAIFGVLAAMVGVYMAFGREKWRLGAEMPKGVLRAVLSPVIGFLSVLMGIGGGSFGVPLMSLFNVPIHRAVATAAGFGVIIAVPSVIGFLLVDIAVVPPFTIGAVNFLAFGLVVTMTLITAPWGAALAHRMDAKPLKRIFGVFLILVALNMLRKALGW from the coding sequence ATGGAAGATACGGTGCTGCTGGCCACGATGGCCGGTTTGCTTTTGGCGCTTGGGGCATTCTCGGGTGTGTTGGCGGGGCTTTTGGGTGTCGGCGGCGGGATCATTCTGGTGCCTGCATTTTTCTACGTCTTCAGCGGATTAGGCTATAACAGCCCCGAATTGATGCAAATCTGTCTGGGCACATCGCTGGCGACGATCATTGTCACCTCGCTGCGGTCGCTGTCTGCGCACAGTAAAAAAGGCGCAGTTGACTGGTCTATCCTCAAAGGGTGGGGGATCGGGATCGCCATTGGCGCTGCAATTGGCATGTTGGTGGCCTCGACGCTGCGGTCCGAGGTTTTGCAGGCAATTTTCGGTGTGCTGGCGGCGATGGTGGGGGTTTACATGGCCTTCGGGCGTGAAAAGTGGCGCTTGGGCGCAGAAATGCCCAAAGGTGTTTTGCGGGCGGTTCTGTCGCCTGTTATTGGGTTCCTCTCGGTGCTCATGGGGATCGGCGGCGGATCATTCGGGGTTCCTCTCATGTCATTGTTCAACGTGCCAATCCACCGCGCCGTAGCGACGGCAGCGGGGTTCGGTGTCATTATCGCGGTCCCTTCGGTGATCGGGTTTCTCTTGGTCGATATCGCTGTGGTACCGCCCTTCACCATCGGTGCGGTGAACTTTCTTGCCTTCGGTCTGGTTGTCACGATGACCCTGATTACGGCACCGTGGGGGGCTGCATTGGCGCATCGGATGGATGCCAAACCACTCAAGCGCATTTTTGGCGTCTTTCTGATCCTCGTGGCGCTCAATATGTTGCGCAAAGCGCTGGGATGGTAG
- a CDS encoding helix-turn-helix transcriptional regulator translates to MRRADRLMRLVQIMRDGSLHRASDLAQATDVSLRTIYRDMETLAASGVPIEGERGIGYRVTAAITLPPLNLTMTEVEALHLGLNAVIQSNDPELSAAARALSGKIDAVMPEDRGRAPSGYGFAIYPFADAARGFQHLPILRQAMRTRQKLELVMDNKKRIVRPLQLDYWGRLWTCVVWCETTAQFDEIRVDQIASQRILPSLFVDEPGKALKDFNRLKA, encoded by the coding sequence ATGCGCCGTGCCGACCGCCTTATGCGTCTTGTTCAAATCATGCGGGATGGATCACTGCACCGCGCCAGTGATCTGGCGCAAGCGACAGACGTATCATTGCGCACCATTTACCGCGACATGGAAACGCTCGCCGCATCGGGCGTCCCGATCGAGGGTGAACGCGGGATCGGCTACCGCGTGACCGCCGCAATCACCCTGCCCCCGCTGAACCTGACCATGACCGAGGTCGAGGCGCTGCATCTGGGCCTAAACGCCGTGATCCAAAGCAACGACCCTGAGCTTTCGGCGGCGGCCCGCGCCCTCTCGGGCAAGATTGATGCCGTAATGCCCGAGGACCGTGGTCGCGCACCCAGCGGCTATGGCTTTGCAATCTATCCTTTCGCCGATGCCGCGCGGGGCTTTCAGCATCTGCCGATCCTGCGTCAGGCCATGCGGACGCGGCAAAAACTGGAACTTGTCATGGACAACAAAAAGCGCATCGTGCGGCCGCTCCAGCTTGATTACTGGGGCCGCCTTTGGACATGCGTCGTCTGGTGTGAAACCACTGCGCAATTTGATGAGATCAGGGTTGACCAGATCGCCAGCCAGCGCATTCTGCCAAGCCTCTTTGTCGATGAACCCGGCAAGGCACTTAAGGATTTCAACCGGCTCAAGGCCTAG
- a CDS encoding twin-arginine translocase TatA/TatE family subunit produces MLNNIGLPGLLLIAVVVLVLFGRGKISSLMGEVGKGITAFKKGVDDGKKEIEDGMADAKDVTPAEEKDKV; encoded by the coding sequence ATGCTTAACAATATCGGCCTTCCCGGCCTTCTTTTGATCGCTGTTGTGGTTCTGGTTCTGTTTGGCCGCGGCAAGATTTCCAGCCTGATGGGCGAAGTCGGCAAAGGCATTACAGCGTTCAAAAAGGGCGTCGATGATGGCAAAAAAGAAATCGAAGACGGCATGGCCGACGCCAAAGACGTGACGCCCGCAGAAGAAAAAGACAAAGTCTGA
- the tatB gene encoding Sec-independent protein translocase protein TatB, producing the protein MFGLGWSELLVVGIVALIVIGPKDLPGLFRTIGQFTGKARMMAREFSRAMEQAADDAGVKDISKTLNAAANPKKFGVDKIKEATGVTETPLSPERQAAKEKMSKAMGDAALARQAREAEEAAAKAAAAEAPKPDTPAPEAKT; encoded by the coding sequence ATGTTTGGTCTTGGCTGGAGCGAATTGCTTGTTGTCGGCATTGTGGCCCTGATTGTGATCGGGCCCAAGGATTTGCCGGGCTTGTTCCGCACGATAGGGCAATTCACCGGTAAGGCCCGTATGATGGCGCGCGAGTTTTCGCGTGCGATGGAGCAGGCCGCCGATGATGCTGGCGTCAAGGATATCTCCAAGACACTGAACGCGGCAGCTAACCCCAAGAAATTCGGCGTCGACAAGATCAAGGAAGCGACCGGTGTCACCGAAACACCCTTGTCGCCCGAACGTCAGGCCGCAAAAGAGAAAATGAGCAAGGCGATGGGTGATGCAGCGCTTGCCCGTCAGGCGCGTGAGGCAGAAGAGGCCGCCGCCAAGGCCGCAGCTGCTGAGGCCCCCAAACCCGATACGCCCGCACCAGAGGCCAAGACATGA
- the tatC gene encoding twin-arginine translocase subunit TatC encodes MSARDEIEDSAAPLLEHLTELRSRLIYSVMAFLVGMIICFSFGGALLDFLLAPIERTMRSLGNPNPVMQYTAPQEYFFTLIRISVVGGLALSFPVIAYQLWRFVAPGLYRNEKNAFLPFIIASPVLFLIGAAFAHYIVVPLAMAFFLGFADLPSFVQAIAAEAVPNPGTDLLPAAGGGLTLPSVAPDLSEGGVDIVFNGKVNETLDITLKMIVAFGVCFQLPVLLTLMGSAGLASSRGLRGTRKYAVVGILIVAALVTPPDVTTQLILFVVVYGLYEISIHLVAAVERKKDRAARAEGIIGENESLFDIDEDDLSDGEAAADEGTKG; translated from the coding sequence ATGAGCGCCCGAGACGAGATCGAAGACAGCGCAGCGCCGCTGCTGGAACACCTGACCGAACTGCGCTCGCGGCTGATTTATTCCGTGATGGCTTTCCTCGTCGGCATGATTATCTGCTTTTCCTTCGGCGGTGCCCTTTTGGATTTTTTGCTGGCGCCGATTGAGCGCACCATGCGGTCCTTGGGCAATCCCAACCCTGTGATGCAGTATACGGCGCCGCAAGAGTATTTCTTTACCTTGATCCGCATTTCGGTTGTGGGCGGGCTGGCGCTGTCTTTTCCCGTGATCGCTTATCAGCTCTGGCGCTTTGTGGCGCCCGGCCTTTACCGCAATGAAAAGAACGCCTTTCTGCCGTTCATCATTGCCTCGCCTGTGTTGTTCCTGATCGGGGCGGCCTTTGCGCATTACATTGTCGTGCCGCTGGCGATGGCATTTTTCCTTGGGTTTGCGGATTTGCCTTCTTTTGTGCAGGCCATCGCTGCAGAGGCAGTCCCGAACCCCGGAACCGACCTTCTGCCGGCTGCGGGTGGCGGGCTGACATTGCCGAGTGTCGCGCCTGATCTATCGGAAGGCGGTGTCGATATCGTCTTCAACGGCAAGGTGAACGAGACGCTTGATATCACACTGAAGATGATCGTGGCCTTTGGCGTGTGTTTCCAGCTACCTGTGCTGCTGACCCTGATGGGATCGGCCGGATTGGCCAGTTCGCGCGGCCTGCGCGGGACACGCAAATACGCTGTCGTTGGTATCCTGATTGTGGCTGCCCTTGTCACACCACCTGATGTCACGACGCAGTTGATCCTCTTTGTCGTCGTCTATGGGCTGTATGAAATCTCAATTCATCTGGTCGCTGCGGTCGAGCGCAAGAAAGACCGCGCCGCCCGTGCAGAAGGCATCATTGGCGAAAACGAGAGCCTCTTTGACATCGATGAGGATGATCTTTCGGATGGCGAGGCTGCGGCTGATGAGGGTACCAAAGGGTGA
- a CDS encoding ATP-binding protein, with translation MSKKALKRIAAALERISPAPIGTPDFSAASAFVWHPDPDRLVPVARVNRVGVELLVGVDRSRDTLMANTVQFAAGLPANNALLWGARGMGKSSLVKAIHGAVSADYPALKIVEVQREDLPSIGRCLNLLRGAPERFIMFCDDLSFGHDDAHYKSLKAVLDGGIEGRPDNVVLYATSNRRHLMPRDMIENERSSAISPSEAVEEKVSLSDRFGLWLGFHPCDQDEYLAMIRGYCDAYGVAIDDATLRAEAIEWQATRGSRSGRVAWQYFTDLAGRRGVSLS, from the coding sequence GTGAGCAAGAAGGCCCTGAAACGGATCGCTGCCGCGCTTGAGCGCATCAGTCCGGCCCCCATCGGGACCCCTGATTTTAGCGCAGCCTCGGCCTTTGTCTGGCATCCTGATCCTGATCGCCTTGTCCCTGTCGCGCGGGTGAACCGCGTCGGTGTTGAACTGCTGGTTGGCGTCGACCGGTCACGCGATACGCTGATGGCCAATACGGTTCAGTTTGCTGCTGGATTGCCAGCAAACAACGCGCTGTTATGGGGTGCGCGTGGCATGGGAAAATCAAGCCTTGTCAAAGCGATACATGGCGCTGTGAGTGCGGATTATCCGGCGTTGAAGATTGTCGAGGTCCAGCGCGAGGATCTGCCCAGCATCGGCCGTTGCCTGAACCTGCTACGCGGCGCGCCCGAGCGCTTTATCATGTTTTGTGATGACCTGTCTTTCGGGCACGACGATGCACATTACAAATCGCTCAAGGCGGTTCTGGATGGCGGGATCGAAGGGCGGCCTGATAATGTCGTTCTTTATGCGACATCCAACCGGCGGCACCTGATGCCGCGCGATATGATCGAGAATGAGCGCTCATCTGCGATTTCCCCGTCCGAGGCGGTGGAAGAGAAGGTGTCGCTGTCTGATCGCTTTGGTCTGTGGCTCGGCTTCCACCCCTGCGATCAGGATGAATACCTTGCGATGATCCGCGGCTATTGCGATGCCTATGGTGTCGCGATTGATGACGCGACACTGCGGGCCGAAGCCATCGAATGGCAGGCCACACGTGGCAGCCGCTCGGGCAGGGTGGCCTGGCAGTATTTCACAGACCTTGCCGGCAGGCGCGGTGTGAGCCTGTCGTAA
- a CDS encoding M23 family metallopeptidase gives MANRNYPVRRIALTGMTLAALAACDGFDADLRDIGNGFDTSAAVQSLPGRPRPDDRGVISYPNYQVVVARRDDTIRGIAIRLGLDADELAEYNGIGPDVILRRDEIIALPSRVTEPSPATGAIGTGPIQPLDVTAVATTALDRADAAGTVTATPIAPAATTPAAPVVRGTEPIRHQVQRGETVFSISRLYNVPVTNIAEWNGLNTEFTIREGQYLLIPQGGSAPAPAAASAAVTAPGVGTATPVPPSAALPLPSETPAAPVAAAAAPATPDLGTTTAQPASSAARFIMPIQGSIIRDYAPGTNEGIDIGASAGSDVRAAGSGTVAAVTTDTSGGAIVVLKHSDGLLTVYTQMDNLSVSKDDSVSRGQVIGKVRAANPSFLHFEVRRGLQSLDPNDFLQ, from the coding sequence ATGGCGAACAGGAATTACCCTGTAAGACGCATTGCATTGACAGGCATGACATTGGCAGCACTCGCGGCATGTGACGGCTTTGACGCCGACCTGCGTGATATCGGCAACGGATTTGATACATCCGCAGCGGTACAAAGCCTGCCCGGCAGGCCGCGCCCCGATGATCGTGGCGTGATTTCCTATCCCAATTATCAGGTTGTTGTGGCGCGCCGCGATGACACCATTCGCGGCATTGCGATCCGGCTGGGCCTCGATGCCGATGAGCTGGCGGAGTATAACGGGATCGGACCTGACGTGATCCTGCGCCGCGATGAGATCATCGCCCTACCGTCGCGCGTCACCGAACCTTCGCCTGCCACCGGCGCCATCGGCACCGGACCGATCCAACCGCTTGATGTGACAGCGGTGGCCACAACAGCGCTTGACCGCGCTGATGCGGCTGGCACCGTGACGGCCACGCCAATTGCGCCGGCAGCGACGACCCCCGCCGCACCTGTCGTGCGCGGCACCGAGCCAATTCGCCATCAGGTGCAGCGCGGTGAAACCGTGTTCTCGATCTCGCGGCTCTATAACGTCCCTGTCACCAACATCGCTGAATGGAACGGTCTCAATACCGAATTCACAATTCGCGAAGGCCAGTATCTGCTGATCCCGCAAGGCGGCAGCGCGCCTGCACCGGCGGCAGCCTCTGCGGCTGTGACAGCCCCGGGCGTTGGCACCGCGACACCTGTGCCACCGAGTGCAGCGCTCCCCCTGCCAAGCGAGACACCCGCCGCCCCTGTCGCCGCAGCCGCCGCTCCCGCGACGCCTGATCTGGGCACGACAACAGCACAGCCCGCAAGCAGTGCTGCGCGCTTTATCATGCCTATCCAGGGATCGATCATCCGCGACTACGCACCCGGCACGAACGAAGGGATTGATATTGGCGCATCCGCCGGCTCGGACGTGCGCGCAGCGGGATCGGGCACTGTTGCCGCTGTAACCACAGATACCAGTGGCGGCGCGATTGTTGTCCTGAAACACAGTGATGGTCTGCTAACGGTCTATACACAGATGGACAATCTGAGCGTCAGCAAGGACGACAGCGTGTCACGCGGACAGGTGATCGGCAAGGTGCGTGCCGCAAACCCCAGCTTCTTGCACTTTGAGGTGCGCCGTGGCCTGCAAAGCCTCGATCCGAATGATTTTCTGCAATAA
- a CDS encoding protein-L-isoaspartate(D-aspartate) O-methyltransferase has product MTFDAATKMQFLYALRSKGVTDTRVLTAMEQVDRADYVKGTFADRAYDDMPLPIACGQTISQPSVVGLMTQALQITPRDKVLEIGTGSGYQAAILSKLARRVYTVDRYRRLVQAARAVFEANDITNITAFTADGSHGFAEQAPFDRILLTAAAEDPPGPLLAQLRVGGIMVLPVGQSDAVQSLIRVTRTETGLEYDELRAVRFVPLLEGLGQE; this is encoded by the coding sequence GTGACATTCGATGCCGCCACCAAGATGCAGTTCCTTTACGCCTTGCGCAGCAAGGGCGTGACGGACACGCGGGTGCTCACGGCGATGGAACAGGTCGACCGCGCCGATTACGTGAAGGGCACTTTCGCGGATCGCGCCTATGACGATATGCCGTTGCCGATTGCCTGCGGACAGACCATCAGCCAGCCCTCTGTTGTGGGGTTGATGACGCAAGCCCTTCAAATCACCCCGCGCGACAAGGTGCTCGAAATCGGGACCGGATCAGGGTATCAGGCCGCGATCCTGAGCAAACTCGCGCGACGCGTCTATACGGTGGACCGCTATCGCCGTCTGGTGCAGGCCGCGCGCGCGGTGTTTGAAGCCAATGATATCACCAACATCACCGCTTTCACCGCCGATGGCAGCCACGGATTTGCCGAACAGGCCCCCTTTGACCGCATCCTGCTGACCGCCGCAGCAGAGGACCCGCCGGGCCCTCTTTTGGCGCAGTTGCGGGTGGGGGGGATCATGGTTCTGCCTGTCGGTCAATCCGACGCGGTGCAAAGCCTGATCCGCGTGACGCGCACGGAAACAGGGCTCGAATACGATGAATTGCGCGCTGTCCGCTTTGTGCCCTTGCTAGAAGGGCTCGGACAAGAGTAA
- the surE gene encoding 5'/3'-nucleotidase SurE has protein sequence MRILITNDDGINAPGLRVLTDIAHEIAGQDGEVWTVAPAFEQSGVGHCISYTHPTMITELEPRRFAAEGSPADCVLAGIHDVLKDQAPDLILSGVNRGNNAAENTLYSGTIGACIEGALQGVRSIALSQFYGPENTNLANPFEAAAAHGAAVVRKLLNDTLWDDADYQVFYNVNFPPIPAEKVKGMAATTQGFRLNTRFRAEAQTSPTGRKFLWVRGGPQHEPTAPGTDAAANLDGYVSITPMRVDLTDYTMVETLKDVLK, from the coding sequence ATGCGCATTCTCATCACCAATGACGACGGTATCAACGCACCCGGCCTGCGGGTCCTGACCGACATCGCCCATGAGATAGCCGGCCAAGACGGCGAAGTCTGGACCGTGGCCCCCGCCTTTGAGCAATCGGGGGTCGGCCACTGTATCAGCTACACGCACCCCACCATGATTACCGAACTGGAGCCCCGGCGCTTTGCGGCAGAGGGCTCGCCTGCGGACTGTGTGCTTGCAGGGATCCATGATGTTCTGAAGGATCAAGCGCCCGATCTGATCCTCTCAGGCGTCAATCGCGGCAACAATGCTGCTGAAAACACGCTTTATTCCGGCACAATTGGCGCGTGCATCGAAGGGGCGCTGCAAGGTGTGCGGTCAATCGCTTTGTCGCAGTTCTACGGCCCGGAGAATACCAATCTGGCCAATCCATTTGAGGCCGCAGCGGCGCATGGCGCCGCAGTTGTGCGAAAGCTTTTGAACGACACGCTTTGGGACGATGCGGATTATCAGGTTTTCTACAACGTGAACTTCCCCCCCATACCAGCCGAAAAGGTCAAAGGCATGGCAGCCACGACCCAAGGCTTCCGCCTGAACACACGTTTCCGTGCCGAAGCGCAAACCTCGCCCACAGGGCGCAAGTTCCTTTGGGTGCGTGGCGGCCCCCAGCATGAGCCGACAGCTCCCGGCACGGATGCAGCTGCAAACCTTGACGGCTATGTCTCGATCACACCGATGCGGGTGGACCTGACCGACTATACGATGGTCGAGACCCTGAAAGACGTGCTCAAGTGA
- a CDS encoding SDR family NAD(P)-dependent oxidoreductase, with the protein MTKTALITGASRGLGAALAKALAPTHHIIAVGKTVGALEELDDAIQAAGGQATLAPMDITIDEAMQQLCRGIFDRWASLDLWLHTAIHAAPLAPAGHIGPKDLAKSMTVNIEATSRLIAYVSPLLGQTGKAVFFDDPRGGDQFFGAYGATKSAQIALARSWAAESAKTGPQVTILTPAPMPTATRARFYPGEDRNALATPADEAARLLPAILEGATA; encoded by the coding sequence ATGACAAAAACAGCACTTATCACTGGCGCCTCGCGCGGGCTCGGGGCGGCCTTGGCCAAGGCCCTTGCCCCGACCCATCATATTATCGCCGTCGGCAAGACTGTCGGCGCGCTGGAAGAACTTGATGACGCCATTCAGGCGGCAGGCGGCCAAGCGACGCTGGCACCGATGGACATTACCATTGATGAAGCCATGCAGCAGCTTTGTCGCGGCATCTTTGACCGATGGGCAAGCCTTGATCTTTGGCTGCACACTGCCATTCACGCCGCCCCGTTGGCCCCTGCAGGCCATATCGGGCCGAAGGATCTGGCGAAATCCATGACCGTCAATATCGAGGCCACATCGCGTCTGATCGCCTATGTCAGCCCGCTATTGGGGCAAACAGGCAAGGCTGTCTTTTTCGATGACCCGCGTGGTGGCGATCAGTTTTTTGGTGCTTATGGCGCAACAAAATCCGCTCAGATTGCACTTGCACGCAGTTGGGCCGCTGAAAGCGCAAAGACCGGCCCTCAGGTAACCATCCTGACACCGGCGCCGATGCCAACCGCGACCCGCGCGCGCTTCTATCCCGGCGAAGACCGCAACGCATTGGCCACGCCCGCAGACGAGGCCGCACGGCTTTTGCCAGCGATCCTGGAGGGTGCGACTGCCTAA